One Betta splendens chromosome 8, fBetSpl5.4, whole genome shotgun sequence DNA segment encodes these proteins:
- the caskin1 gene encoding caskin-1 isoform X7: MGKDQELLQAVKTEDLLTVQKLLQRPRPGKAKLLGSAKKVNVNFQDTDGFSPLHHASLNGNVELISLLLESQAAVDIRDQKGMRPLHYAAWQGKAEPMKMLLKSGSSVNGQSDEGQIPLHLSAQHGHYDVSEMLLQHQSNPCIVDNAGKTPLDLACEFGRVGVVQLLLSSNMCAALLEPKKGDTTDPNGTSPLHLAAKNGHIDIIRLLIQAGIDINRQTKAGTALHEAALCGKTDAVRLLLDSGINATVRNTYSQTALDIVYQFTATQASREIKQLLRDASAALQVRALKDYCNNYDLTSLNIKAGDVITVLEQHPDGRWKGCIHDNRTGNDRVGYFPSTMVEVISKRTGGDRSSVGSSGSVTSVRSSGSGQSAGSAAHILHAQAEGVKLLATVLSQSAKAKEHLLEQSKSVDQPAGSATSSRTSSQSGCPLHEAPPYDATATRKGEGPGEGKSSEAVVQWLSDFQLQVYAPNFLGAGYDLPTISRMTPEDLTAIGITKPGHRKKMTSEINKLNVTEWLPEKKPASLGEWLSAIGLSQYHQVLVQNGYENIDFITDITWEDLQEIGITKLGHQKKLMLAVKRLAEMQRSSEGRSSPRKRPPPITQQQEVMSVDSPPPDELMSPKMSTFQDSELSTELQSAMIQPGQEVKVQRSRTLSKDHDEVMTVGPPKKEARTMRQQSSQGSTSSHKSSVSSQGKHRHSHSHSQPAPPYTPPHTTTKTRTSSSSSTSSVQSTTSPQQKPKSSSQFTQGERPQSPRSHPPQSPTHRGAPCPQVQPQQVQPQHQALPQHHPQVQGMEVREDQQVPLLCLPPEPDLAEEESVEPSALQKKHTNSLNRYAVSDSECDDRAAGGGGMGWEGEVETAVGQGSAAVRGEGGKYATVTHHVSRSHSVRNQEKGGSRSQTQSFALRQKKKGPPPPPPKRSSSAISSSHSNLSDANTQQPALTTTGGMLDVPYHQQRRASDLGVSVETGVVETSSVGSVRSIAAMLEMSSIGGGAKAMAIQKNYLQVGKTRDAIGLDGEVVNRRRTISGPVSELVAAARRDQPPSSAFSLEMQVDAKPPSVNSSSPQPPSSPHPSSGGSSSENLPFAEEGSLTIRRQGRGEGEGQGQCVFCVCLQGDGPQGDGGYTQDDLPREEATSTLKRRPRSSKSQTNSSDFTLQESSTVKRRPKSRDKEPEGYTELPTANGEPAGARTANTTQPVPYQNGTATMKRRRVSDVGVTAQPQQQQQQQQQQQHVTAAPRRDSVDQGAQTGSDGGPVRKPKPPVSPKPVVAQIKRQGGPQTPPQPASNKRVPLPGPGTPGSPGTHNILPVCWVEGKKIPPPVSPKPTPPPTAPKPAKLIHSMTSPPSPTPAPVKHHSGVARQTSSPPSFPPSNTPSPPNAKPSSPSSQSPHTPQTPTTPQTPQTPATPSPTPPPVKPPRSSIGGVSVDSGMAGSGVTPPPPTTTTPDFSVDSLVHQKLEETSASLAAALQAVEDKILRHEDSVAEQKTTVSILDDIGSMFDDLADQLDAMLE, encoded by the exons aGCTCCTCGGTTCTGCGAAGAAAGTAAACGTCAACTTCCAGGATACAGACGG gtTTTCCCCGCTGCATCATGCTTCTCTTAATGGCAACGTGGAACTcatctcactgctgctggagtcCCAGGCTGCAGTTGACATCAGAGACCAGAAAG GTATGCGGCCGCTGCACTACGCAGCCTGGCAAGGAAAGGCAGAGCCtatgaagatgctgctgaagtCTGGTTCATCTGTCAACGGCCAATCAGATGAGGGACAGATTCCTCTTCACCTGTCAGCGCAGCATGGCCACTACGACGTG TCTGAGATGTTGCTGCAACACCAGTCCAACCCCTGTATCGTAGATAACGCTGGGAAGACTCCTCTGGATCTGGCCTGTGAGTTCGGCAGAGTTGGG gTGGTCCAGTTGTTGCTGTCGAGCAACATGTGTGCCGCTCTGCTGGAGCCCAAGAAAGGAGACACTACAGACCCCAACGGGACATCTCCTCTCCACCTAGCTGCAAAGAACGGACACATAGACATTatcag ACTGTTGATACAAGCAGGCATTGACATCAACAGACAGACCAAAGCAGGCACTGCCCTGCATGAAGCCGCCCTCTGTGGCAAGACCGACGCAGTGAGACTCCTACTGGAC AGTGGTATTAATGCCACAGTGAGGAACACTTACAGCCAGACTGCGCTGGATATCGTCTACCAATTTACAGCAACACAAGCCAGCAGAGAGATCAAACAACTGCTGAGAG ATGCATCAGCAGCCCTTCAGGTTCGGGCCCTGAAAGATTACTGCAATAACTATGACCTGACAAGCCTCAACATCAAAGCTGGCGACGTTATTACG GTTTTGGAGCAGCACCCCGATGGACGCTGGAAGGGCTGTATCCATGACAACCGAACAGGAAACGACAGAGTCGGCTACTTCCCTTCGACCATGGTAGAGGTTATCAGCAAACGAACAG GTGGAGACCGCAGCAGCGTGGGGAGTTCTGGCAGCGTGACGAGTGTGAGGTCATCAGGCAGCGGTCAGAGTGCCGGGAGCGCCGCTCACATCCTCCATGCACAGGCTGAAGGGGTTAAG CTTTTAGCCACAGTTTTGTCCCAGTCTGCTAAAGCCAAGGAGCATTTACTGGAGCAATCCAAGTCTGTGGACCAACCTGCAG GTTCTGCCACCTCCTCTCGGACATCAAGCCAATCGGGCTGTCCACTTCATGAAGCGCCGCCTTACGATGCCACGGCAACCAGGAAGGGGGAGGGGCCTGGAGAGGGGAAG AGCTCAGAGGCCGTTGTCCAATGGCTGAGCGActttcagctgcaggtctacGCTCCAAACTTCCTGGGCGCTGGGTATGACTTGCCCACCATAAGCCGAATGACCCCTGAG gATCTGACAGCCATTGGAATAACAAAACCTGGTCACAGAAAGAAGATGACATCTGAGATTAACAAGCTAAATGTCACAGAGTGGCTGCCTGAGAAAAAACCT GCCAGTCTAGGAGAATGGCTGTCTGCTATTGGTCTGAGCCAGTACCACCAAGTGTTAGTGCAGAATGGTTACGAGAACATTGACTTCATCACTGACATCACTTGGGAGGATCTTCAGGAAATAGGCATCACCAAGCTGG GCCACCAGAAGAAGTTGATGCTGGCAGTGAAGCGTCTGGCTGAAATGCAGCGCAGTTCCGAGGGACGGAGCTCTCCCAGGAAGAGGCCCCCGCCAATCACACAGCAGCAAGAAGTCATGTCGGTGGACAGCCCTCCTCCAGACG AGCTCATGTCTCCAAAGATGAGTACCTTCCAGGACAGCGAATTaagcactgagctgcagagtgCCATGATCCAGCCAGGTCaggaggtcaaagttcagcgaAGTCGGACCCTCAGCAAAGACCATGATGAGGTGATGACTGTTGGGCCACCTAAGAAAGAGGCTCGCACTATGCGACAGCAAAGCAGCCAGGGAAGCACGTCCTCCCACAAAAGCAGCGTCTCCTCCCAAGGAAAGCACCGTCACTCCCATTCCCATTCTCAGCCTGCTCCTCCCTACACGCCTCCTCACACCACTACCAAGACAAGgacctcatcttcctcctccacctcttctgtCCAAAGTACAACTTCACCACAGCAAAAGCCCAAGTCATCCTCCCAGTTCACGCAGGGAGAGAGACCCCAGTCACCCCGCTCTCATCCCCCTCAGTCCCCCACCCATCGCGGAGCACCATGTCCACAGGTTCAGCCCCAACAAGTGCAGCCTCAGCACCAGGCGCTCCCTCAGCACCACCCACAGGTGCAGGGGATGGAGGTCAGGGAGGACCAACAGGTCCCACTCCTCTGTCTGCCACCAGAGCCTGATCTGGCTGAGGAAGAAAGCGTTGAACCCTCAGCACTCCAGAAGAAACACACCAACAGCCTCAACCGGTACGCCGTCTCGGACAGCGAGTGTGACGACAGggcagcgggaggaggcggcATGGGATGGGAAGGAGAAGTGGAGACAGCGGTAGGTCAgggctctgctgctgtcagagggGAAGGGGGTAAATACGCCACAGTGACTCACCACGTTAGTCGCAGCCACTCCGTCCGCAACCAGGAGAAGGGCGGCAGCCGAAGTCAGACGCAGTCGTTTGCCCTGcgtcagaaaaaaaaaggccctCCCCCACCGCCACCCAAACGCTCCAGCTCCGCCATCTCCAGCTCCCACTCCAACCTGAGCGACGCCAACACGCAGCAGCCTGCGCTCACCACCACTGGCGGGATGCTGGATGTGCCTTATCACCAACAGCGGCGGGCCAGTGACCTGGGAGTGTCTGTGGAGACGGGCGTCGTGGAGACGAGCAGCGTGGGTAGTGTGAGGAGCATCGCCGCCATGTTGGAGATGTCCTCTATAGGAGGTGGAGCCAAAGCCATGGCTATTCAGAAGAATTACCTACAG GTGGGGAAAACACGCGACGCCATCGGCCTGGACGGCGAGGTCGTTAACCGGCGGCGGACCATCAGCGGCCCCGTCTCTGAGCTGGTAGCAGCTGCCAGGCGTGACCAGCCGCCTTCGTCGGCCTTCTCTCTGGAGATGCAGGTCGACGCCAAACCTCCCTCTGTGAATTCCTCCTCACCCCAGCCCCCATCCTCACCCCACCCCAGCTCTGGGGGCAGTTCATCAGAGAACCTGCCGTTTGCAGAAGAGGGAAGTCTGACCATCCGCCGGCAGGGACGAGGAGAAGGCGAAGGACAAGGACAG TGTGTATTTTGTGTATGTCTGCAGGGTGACGGCCCACAGGGAGACGGTGGTTACACCCAGGACGACCTCCCCAGGGAAGAAGCCACGTCAACCCTAAAGCGACGGCCCCGCAGCTCCAAGTCCCAAACCAACAGCTCCGACTTCACCCTGCAGGAGTCGTCCACTGTCAAACGGCGACCCAAGAGCCGCGACAAGGAGCCGGAGGGCTACACGGAGCTGCCCACCGCTAACGGGGAGCCTGCGGGGGCCAGGACGGCCAATACCACGCAGCCAGTACCCTACCAGAACGGAACGGCCACCATGAAACGCCGGCGGGTGTCCGATGTTGGAGTGACGGCACAGccccaacaacagcagcagcagcagcagcagcagcagcatgtgactGCTGCTCCACGTAGGGACAGCGTTGATCAAGGAGCCCAGACAGGCAGTGACGGAGGACCAGTGAGAAAACCAAAGCCCCCGGTTTCTCCAAAGCCTGTAGTGGCTCAGATAAAGAGACAAGGAGGCCCACAGACCCCCCCACAGCCAGCCTCCAACAAGAGAGTGCCCTTACCAGGTCCTGGGACGCCTGGAAGCCCAGGTACTCACAATATACTGCCTGTGTGTTGGG tggAAGGAAAAAAGATCCCACCGCCTGTGTCCCCTAAACCAACGCCGCCGCCCACAGCGCCAAAACCGGCCAAGCTGATCCACTCCATgaccagccccccctccccaaccCCTGCCCCAGTCAAACACCACTCAGGGGTGGCCCGGCAGACCAGCTCGCCTCCCTCTTTCCCCCCTTCCAATACTCCCAGTCCTCCGAACGCAAAGCCGTCGAGCCCGTCTTCCCAGAGCCCCCACACCCCGCAGACCCCCACCACGCCGCAGACGCCCCAGACTCCCGCCACTCCCAGCCCCACTCCGCCTCCTGTGAAGCCGCCTCGCTCCTCCATAGGGGGCGTGTCCGTGGACAGTGGGATGGCAGGAAGCGGGGTCACACCACCACCCCCTACCACCACCACGCCCGACTTCAGCGTGGATTCACTGGTGCACCAGAAGCTGGAAGAGACCAGTGCATCATTGGCGGCAGCGCTGCAGGCCGTGGAGGATAAAATACTGCGACATGAGGA CTCTGTGGCTGAGCAGAAGAC
- the caskin1 gene encoding caskin-1 isoform X3 — protein sequence MGKDQELLQAVKTEDLLTVQKLLQRPRPGKAKLLGSAKKVNVNFQDTDGFSPLHHASLNGNVELISLLLESQAAVDIRDQKGMRPLHYAAWQGKAEPMKMLLKSGSSVNGQSDEGQIPLHLSAQHGHYDVSEMLLQHQSNPCIVDNAGKTPLDLACEFGRVGVVQLLLSSNMCAALLEPKKGDTTDPNGTSPLHLAAKNGHIDIIRLLIQAGIDINRQTKAGTALHEAALCGKTDAVRLLLDSGINATVRNTYSQTALDIVYQFTATQASREIKQLLRDASAALQVRALKDYCNNYDLTSLNIKAGDVITVLEQHPDGRWKGCIHDNRTGNDRVGYFPSTMVEVISKRTGLASTVICTQQFQKIPLVPPATVAPANAVVNGNDTTFHQIHILPPPPPPPPHSHQPLLPLFTSFGYNRSPVTTPQGETPTAPGCRGSEASPHSSPTPSSGPHGGSNEEIWVLRKPAAGGDRSSVGSSGSVTSVRSSGSGQSAGSAAHILHAQAEGVKLLATVLSQSAKAKEHLLEQSKSVDQPAGSATSSRTSSQSGCPLHEAPPYDATATRKGEGPGEGKSSEAVVQWLSDFQLQVYAPNFLGAGYDLPTISRMTPEDLTAIGITKPGHRKKMTSEINKLNVTEWLPEKKPASLGEWLSAIGLSQYHQVLVQNGYENIDFITDITWEDLQEIGITKLGHQKKLMLAVKRLAEMQRSSEGRSSPRKRPPPITQQQEVMSVDSPPPDELMSPKMSTFQDSELSTELQSAMIQPGQEVKVQRSRTLSKDHDEVMTVGPPKKEARTMRQQSSQGSTSSHKSSVSSQGKHRHSHSHSQPAPPYTPPHTTTKTRTSSSSSTSSVQSTTSPQQKPKSSSQFTQGERPQSPRSHPPQSPTHRGAPCPQVQPQQVQPQHQALPQHHPQVQGMEVREDQQVPLLCLPPEPDLAEEESVEPSALQKKHTNSLNRYAVSDSECDDRAAGGGGMGWEGEVETAVGQGSAAVRGEGGKYATVTHHVSRSHSVRNQEKGGSRSQTQSFALRQKKKGPPPPPPKRSSSAISSSHSNLSDANTQQPALTTTGGMLDVPYHQQRRASDLGVSVETGVVETSSVGSVRSIAAMLEMSSIGGGAKAMAIQKNYLQVGKTRDAIGLDGEVVNRRRTISGPVSELVAAARRDQPPSSAFSLEMQVDAKPPSVNSSSPQPPSSPHPSSGGSSSENLPFAEEGSLTIRRQGRGEGEGQGQCVFCVCLQGDGPQGDGGYTQDDLPREEATSTLKRRPRSSKSQTNSSDFTLQESSTVKRRPKSRDKEPEGYTELPTANGEPAGARTANTTQPVPYQNGTATMKRRRVSDVGVTAQPQQQQQQQQQQQHVTAAPRRDSVDQGAQTGSDGGPVRKPKPPVSPKPVVAQIKRQGGPQTPPQPASNKRVPLPGPGTPGSPVEGKKIPPPVSPKPTPPPTAPKPAKLIHSMTSPPSPTPAPVKHHSGVARQTSSPPSFPPSNTPSPPNAKPSSPSSQSPHTPQTPTTPQTPQTPATPSPTPPPVKPPRSSIGGVSVDSGMAGSGVTPPPPTTTTPDFSVDSLVHQKLEETSASLAAALQAVEDKILRHEDSVAEQKTTVSILDDIGSMFDDLADQLDAMLE from the exons aGCTCCTCGGTTCTGCGAAGAAAGTAAACGTCAACTTCCAGGATACAGACGG gtTTTCCCCGCTGCATCATGCTTCTCTTAATGGCAACGTGGAACTcatctcactgctgctggagtcCCAGGCTGCAGTTGACATCAGAGACCAGAAAG GTATGCGGCCGCTGCACTACGCAGCCTGGCAAGGAAAGGCAGAGCCtatgaagatgctgctgaagtCTGGTTCATCTGTCAACGGCCAATCAGATGAGGGACAGATTCCTCTTCACCTGTCAGCGCAGCATGGCCACTACGACGTG TCTGAGATGTTGCTGCAACACCAGTCCAACCCCTGTATCGTAGATAACGCTGGGAAGACTCCTCTGGATCTGGCCTGTGAGTTCGGCAGAGTTGGG gTGGTCCAGTTGTTGCTGTCGAGCAACATGTGTGCCGCTCTGCTGGAGCCCAAGAAAGGAGACACTACAGACCCCAACGGGACATCTCCTCTCCACCTAGCTGCAAAGAACGGACACATAGACATTatcag ACTGTTGATACAAGCAGGCATTGACATCAACAGACAGACCAAAGCAGGCACTGCCCTGCATGAAGCCGCCCTCTGTGGCAAGACCGACGCAGTGAGACTCCTACTGGAC AGTGGTATTAATGCCACAGTGAGGAACACTTACAGCCAGACTGCGCTGGATATCGTCTACCAATTTACAGCAACACAAGCCAGCAGAGAGATCAAACAACTGCTGAGAG ATGCATCAGCAGCCCTTCAGGTTCGGGCCCTGAAAGATTACTGCAATAACTATGACCTGACAAGCCTCAACATCAAAGCTGGCGACGTTATTACG GTTTTGGAGCAGCACCCCGATGGACGCTGGAAGGGCTGTATCCATGACAACCGAACAGGAAACGACAGAGTCGGCTACTTCCCTTCGACCATGGTAGAGGTTATCAGCAAACGAACAG GTTTGGCCAGCACAGTCATTTGCACTCAGCAGTTTCAAAAGATACCGCTGGTTCCCCCGGCAACGGTTGCCCCTGCCAACGCGGTAGTCAACGGCAACGACACCACGTTCCATCAGATCCATATcctgcctccaccgcctcctcctccaccacattCCCATCAGCCACTGCTTCCACTTTTCACTTCCTTTGGCTATAACAGGTCGCCTGTGACGACCCCACAGGGAGAAACACCCACTGCCCCAG GTTGTCGCGGCTCAGAGGCAAGTCCTCACAGCTCTCCCACCCCATCCAGCGGGCCCCATGGAGGCTCCAACGAAGAGATCTGGGTACTGCGCAAGCCAGCGGCAG GTGGAGACCGCAGCAGCGTGGGGAGTTCTGGCAGCGTGACGAGTGTGAGGTCATCAGGCAGCGGTCAGAGTGCCGGGAGCGCCGCTCACATCCTCCATGCACAGGCTGAAGGGGTTAAG CTTTTAGCCACAGTTTTGTCCCAGTCTGCTAAAGCCAAGGAGCATTTACTGGAGCAATCCAAGTCTGTGGACCAACCTGCAG GTTCTGCCACCTCCTCTCGGACATCAAGCCAATCGGGCTGTCCACTTCATGAAGCGCCGCCTTACGATGCCACGGCAACCAGGAAGGGGGAGGGGCCTGGAGAGGGGAAG AGCTCAGAGGCCGTTGTCCAATGGCTGAGCGActttcagctgcaggtctacGCTCCAAACTTCCTGGGCGCTGGGTATGACTTGCCCACCATAAGCCGAATGACCCCTGAG gATCTGACAGCCATTGGAATAACAAAACCTGGTCACAGAAAGAAGATGACATCTGAGATTAACAAGCTAAATGTCACAGAGTGGCTGCCTGAGAAAAAACCT GCCAGTCTAGGAGAATGGCTGTCTGCTATTGGTCTGAGCCAGTACCACCAAGTGTTAGTGCAGAATGGTTACGAGAACATTGACTTCATCACTGACATCACTTGGGAGGATCTTCAGGAAATAGGCATCACCAAGCTGG GCCACCAGAAGAAGTTGATGCTGGCAGTGAAGCGTCTGGCTGAAATGCAGCGCAGTTCCGAGGGACGGAGCTCTCCCAGGAAGAGGCCCCCGCCAATCACACAGCAGCAAGAAGTCATGTCGGTGGACAGCCCTCCTCCAGACG AGCTCATGTCTCCAAAGATGAGTACCTTCCAGGACAGCGAATTaagcactgagctgcagagtgCCATGATCCAGCCAGGTCaggaggtcaaagttcagcgaAGTCGGACCCTCAGCAAAGACCATGATGAGGTGATGACTGTTGGGCCACCTAAGAAAGAGGCTCGCACTATGCGACAGCAAAGCAGCCAGGGAAGCACGTCCTCCCACAAAAGCAGCGTCTCCTCCCAAGGAAAGCACCGTCACTCCCATTCCCATTCTCAGCCTGCTCCTCCCTACACGCCTCCTCACACCACTACCAAGACAAGgacctcatcttcctcctccacctcttctgtCCAAAGTACAACTTCACCACAGCAAAAGCCCAAGTCATCCTCCCAGTTCACGCAGGGAGAGAGACCCCAGTCACCCCGCTCTCATCCCCCTCAGTCCCCCACCCATCGCGGAGCACCATGTCCACAGGTTCAGCCCCAACAAGTGCAGCCTCAGCACCAGGCGCTCCCTCAGCACCACCCACAGGTGCAGGGGATGGAGGTCAGGGAGGACCAACAGGTCCCACTCCTCTGTCTGCCACCAGAGCCTGATCTGGCTGAGGAAGAAAGCGTTGAACCCTCAGCACTCCAGAAGAAACACACCAACAGCCTCAACCGGTACGCCGTCTCGGACAGCGAGTGTGACGACAGggcagcgggaggaggcggcATGGGATGGGAAGGAGAAGTGGAGACAGCGGTAGGTCAgggctctgctgctgtcagagggGAAGGGGGTAAATACGCCACAGTGACTCACCACGTTAGTCGCAGCCACTCCGTCCGCAACCAGGAGAAGGGCGGCAGCCGAAGTCAGACGCAGTCGTTTGCCCTGcgtcagaaaaaaaaaggccctCCCCCACCGCCACCCAAACGCTCCAGCTCCGCCATCTCCAGCTCCCACTCCAACCTGAGCGACGCCAACACGCAGCAGCCTGCGCTCACCACCACTGGCGGGATGCTGGATGTGCCTTATCACCAACAGCGGCGGGCCAGTGACCTGGGAGTGTCTGTGGAGACGGGCGTCGTGGAGACGAGCAGCGTGGGTAGTGTGAGGAGCATCGCCGCCATGTTGGAGATGTCCTCTATAGGAGGTGGAGCCAAAGCCATGGCTATTCAGAAGAATTACCTACAG GTGGGGAAAACACGCGACGCCATCGGCCTGGACGGCGAGGTCGTTAACCGGCGGCGGACCATCAGCGGCCCCGTCTCTGAGCTGGTAGCAGCTGCCAGGCGTGACCAGCCGCCTTCGTCGGCCTTCTCTCTGGAGATGCAGGTCGACGCCAAACCTCCCTCTGTGAATTCCTCCTCACCCCAGCCCCCATCCTCACCCCACCCCAGCTCTGGGGGCAGTTCATCAGAGAACCTGCCGTTTGCAGAAGAGGGAAGTCTGACCATCCGCCGGCAGGGACGAGGAGAAGGCGAAGGACAAGGACAG TGTGTATTTTGTGTATGTCTGCAGGGTGACGGCCCACAGGGAGACGGTGGTTACACCCAGGACGACCTCCCCAGGGAAGAAGCCACGTCAACCCTAAAGCGACGGCCCCGCAGCTCCAAGTCCCAAACCAACAGCTCCGACTTCACCCTGCAGGAGTCGTCCACTGTCAAACGGCGACCCAAGAGCCGCGACAAGGAGCCGGAGGGCTACACGGAGCTGCCCACCGCTAACGGGGAGCCTGCGGGGGCCAGGACGGCCAATACCACGCAGCCAGTACCCTACCAGAACGGAACGGCCACCATGAAACGCCGGCGGGTGTCCGATGTTGGAGTGACGGCACAGccccaacaacagcagcagcagcagcagcagcagcagcatgtgactGCTGCTCCACGTAGGGACAGCGTTGATCAAGGAGCCCAGACAGGCAGTGACGGAGGACCAGTGAGAAAACCAAAGCCCCCGGTTTCTCCAAAGCCTGTAGTGGCTCAGATAAAGAGACAAGGAGGCCCACAGACCCCCCCACAGCCAGCCTCCAACAAGAGAGTGCCCTTACCAGGTCCTGGGACGCCTGGAAGCCCAG tggAAGGAAAAAAGATCCCACCGCCTGTGTCCCCTAAACCAACGCCGCCGCCCACAGCGCCAAAACCGGCCAAGCTGATCCACTCCATgaccagccccccctccccaaccCCTGCCCCAGTCAAACACCACTCAGGGGTGGCCCGGCAGACCAGCTCGCCTCCCTCTTTCCCCCCTTCCAATACTCCCAGTCCTCCGAACGCAAAGCCGTCGAGCCCGTCTTCCCAGAGCCCCCACACCCCGCAGACCCCCACCACGCCGCAGACGCCCCAGACTCCCGCCACTCCCAGCCCCACTCCGCCTCCTGTGAAGCCGCCTCGCTCCTCCATAGGGGGCGTGTCCGTGGACAGTGGGATGGCAGGAAGCGGGGTCACACCACCACCCCCTACCACCACCACGCCCGACTTCAGCGTGGATTCACTGGTGCACCAGAAGCTGGAAGAGACCAGTGCATCATTGGCGGCAGCGCTGCAGGCCGTGGAGGATAAAATACTGCGACATGAGGA CTCTGTGGCTGAGCAGAAGAC